The uncultured Cohaesibacter sp. genome window below encodes:
- a CDS encoding LysR family transcriptional regulator, which translates to MQSIPISFRQIEFLLAVADTGSTAAASRLLNVSQPSVSLAITRCEEIWGQPLFVRIVGQGMELTSFGKHKVAEIRNLQKQAQSVLLGADSPEYLDLGLFSTLGPQYGPDLINRFKRDFPGTEIRLWEGDLGLLHQWLNEGRIDLALLYDFGIPDECDITPLRRVDPYVLCAEDHPLAGRDDVTIADILEEPIILINLPYSRGFFLSLLRREEQSVHIAYETSSIEMLRSMVANGLGIGLLATDIPNTRSYDGKYIKRLQIRGELPRHQIALARSTRVGPRPVVKNFIAFARCYFDHVPQP; encoded by the coding sequence ATGCAATCTATACCTATCAGCTTCAGACAGATCGAGTTTCTGCTTGCCGTGGCCGACACCGGCAGCACGGCCGCGGCCAGTCGTCTGCTCAATGTGTCCCAGCCGTCTGTTTCGCTTGCGATCACGCGATGCGAGGAAATCTGGGGCCAGCCGCTGTTTGTGCGCATCGTCGGGCAGGGGATGGAGCTGACCAGCTTTGGCAAGCACAAGGTCGCCGAAATCCGCAATTTGCAGAAACAGGCGCAATCCGTTCTGCTTGGAGCCGACAGTCCGGAGTATCTGGATCTTGGACTGTTTTCTACCCTTGGACCGCAATATGGCCCCGACCTCATCAACCGGTTCAAACGGGACTTTCCCGGAACGGAAATCCGTCTGTGGGAGGGGGATCTCGGGCTGCTGCATCAGTGGCTCAACGAAGGGCGCATCGATCTGGCATTGCTGTATGACTTCGGCATCCCCGACGAATGCGACATCACACCACTGCGGCGCGTCGACCCTTACGTGCTCTGTGCCGAGGATCACCCATTGGCCGGGCGGGATGATGTGACGATAGCGGATATCCTCGAAGAACCGATCATCCTGATCAATCTGCCCTACAGCCGAGGCTTCTTCCTCTCGCTGCTGCGAAGGGAAGAACAATCGGTTCATATCGCCTATGAGACTTCATCCATCGAGATGTTGCGGTCGATGGTTGCCAATGGCCTTGGGATCGGCCTGTTGGCAACCGATATCCCGAACACCCGGTCCTACGACGGCAAATACATCAAGAGACTGCAGATTCGGGGCGAGCTGCCCCGTCACCAGATTGCGCTGGCCCGATCAACGCGGGTTGGGCCACGCCCGGTCGTCAAGAATTTCATCGCCTTTGCCAGGTGTTATTTCGATCACGTGCCGCAGCCCTGA
- a CDS encoding CoA transferase, which produces MQKAIPLPLAGLRILDFTRVLAGPYCTAMLADLGAEVIKVEAASGDDYRHVGPFRNGESLLFQTVNRGKKSIILDLKDERDKKAAFALAGQCDVVIENFRPGVMDRLGLGAAVLQEAYPSLIFVSVSGFGQTGPNRHLPAYDMIIQAMSGLMEITGEKDRQPMMVGDAIADVAAGMFAAFGIMVALYEREKTGAGRQVDLALYDSLLSMLPLSSCRALTAGQVPTRTGNRHALSAPFGTYPAKDGYFAVAVLNDRLFRSFAEVIAAPDIANDPRFISDEKRCENEPALARHIEAWSSSKSLDEVIASLTAAGIPAARLSTINQALASEQVAARALVSDVDHASLGTLPIPEQPVHFVGVPRGNRKPAPALGADTEAILSLLRHGVTR; this is translated from the coding sequence ATGCAGAAAGCCATCCCCCTTCCTCTCGCCGGACTTCGCATTCTCGATTTCACCCGTGTTCTGGCGGGTCCCTATTGTACTGCGATGCTTGCCGATCTGGGGGCAGAAGTCATCAAGGTGGAAGCCGCGAGCGGTGATGACTATCGCCATGTCGGCCCTTTCAGAAATGGCGAAAGCCTGCTCTTCCAGACAGTGAACCGGGGTAAGAAATCGATCATTCTGGATCTGAAGGACGAACGGGACAAGAAGGCTGCCTTCGCACTTGCCGGACAGTGCGATGTGGTCATCGAGAATTTCCGGCCTGGCGTTATGGACCGTCTGGGACTTGGTGCCGCGGTGCTGCAGGAGGCTTATCCGTCGCTGATATTCGTTTCCGTCTCCGGCTTTGGCCAAACCGGCCCCAACCGCCATCTGCCCGCCTATGACATGATCATTCAGGCGATGAGCGGACTGATGGAAATCACCGGAGAAAAAGACCGGCAGCCGATGATGGTCGGCGACGCCATCGCCGACGTCGCAGCCGGCATGTTCGCGGCCTTCGGCATCATGGTCGCCCTCTACGAGCGGGAGAAGACCGGCGCGGGACGACAGGTGGATCTGGCCCTATATGATTCCCTCCTGTCCATGTTGCCGCTCTCCTCCTGTCGTGCCCTCACCGCAGGACAGGTGCCGACCCGCACGGGCAATCGCCACGCGCTCTCAGCTCCATTCGGCACCTACCCTGCGAAGGATGGCTATTTCGCCGTCGCGGTGCTCAATGATCGGCTGTTCCGATCGTTTGCCGAGGTCATCGCCGCGCCCGACATCGCCAACGATCCTCGTTTCATTTCCGACGAGAAGCGCTGTGAAAATGAACCCGCTCTGGCGCGCCATATCGAAGCGTGGTCATCGAGCAAAAGCCTTGACGAGGTGATCGCCAGCCTGACCGCAGCAGGCATCCCCGCAGCCCGGCTCAGCACGATCAACCAGGCTCTCGCCTCCGAGCAGGTCGCCGCGCGGGCACTCGTCAGCGATGTTGACCATGCAAGCCTCGGCACACTCCCCATCCCCGAGCAACCCGTTCACTTCGTTGGTGTTCCGCGAGGCAACCGCAAACCGGCCCCCGCCCTTGGCGCCGACACAGAGGCTATTCTGAGCCTGTTGAGACATGGAGTTACCAGATGA
- a CDS encoding acyl-CoA dehydrogenase family protein codes for MIDAIYDSLGEDERAVVDQIRRFATEILAPRAAEIDATGCSATLHLPQMAEMGLMGLNLPEQWGGLGLSGPAIYSAVEAIAAACGSTASMLTAHFLATDALLAGADDAMKGRLLPQAAEGRMLGAFGLTEPMAGSNPADMRTFAALKDDGYHIRGSKCFISNAGEADFMVTFAKTDKQAGARGVSAFLIEPKDLPGVSFDRHEETMGLKGAHVFPVALDCVVPHSALIGSEGSGFKTAMIALDNGRIEVAAQATGIANAALEAALQYARDREVGGHPIAEFQGLQWMLADSATELAAARALGLQAAVKRFSGQRFSAEVAFAKLYAAEVSWKIADRALQIHGGYGYTRDFPVERYLRDLRVLRIYEGSSEIQRTIIARDLLRNTH; via the coding sequence ATGATTGACGCAATATATGACTCGCTGGGCGAAGACGAACGCGCCGTTGTTGACCAGATCCGGCGCTTCGCAACCGAGATACTGGCCCCCAGAGCTGCGGAAATTGACGCCACCGGCTGCTCCGCCACCCTGCATCTGCCGCAGATGGCGGAGATGGGCCTGATGGGGCTCAATCTGCCTGAACAATGGGGCGGTCTAGGCCTGTCCGGTCCGGCGATCTACAGCGCTGTCGAGGCCATTGCTGCCGCCTGTGGTTCGACGGCCTCGATGCTCACCGCCCATTTCCTTGCTACCGATGCCTTGTTGGCCGGTGCGGACGACGCCATGAAAGGCCGCCTCCTGCCTCAGGCAGCAGAGGGTCGAATGCTCGGCGCCTTTGGCCTCACCGAGCCGATGGCCGGCTCCAACCCGGCGGATATGCGCACCTTCGCCGCCCTCAAGGATGATGGCTATCACATCCGTGGCTCCAAATGCTTCATCTCCAACGCTGGCGAGGCGGACTTCATGGTCACCTTTGCCAAAACCGACAAGCAGGCAGGTGCACGCGGTGTCAGTGCCTTTTTGATCGAGCCCAAAGACCTCCCCGGCGTCTCCTTCGACCGGCACGAGGAAACCATGGGACTCAAGGGTGCCCACGTGTTCCCGGTTGCCCTGGATTGCGTCGTGCCCCATTCCGCGCTGATCGGCAGTGAGGGCTCCGGTTTCAAGACCGCAATGATTGCACTGGACAATGGCCGCATCGAAGTGGCCGCTCAGGCGACAGGCATAGCCAACGCCGCGCTTGAGGCTGCGCTGCAATATGCCCGTGACCGCGAGGTCGGTGGACATCCGATTGCCGAGTTCCAGGGTCTTCAGTGGATGCTGGCCGATAGCGCCACAGAGCTTGCCGCTGCACGGGCGCTCGGCCTTCAGGCTGCAGTAAAACGCTTCTCCGGTCAGAGGTTTTCCGCCGAAGTTGCCTTTGCCAAGCTTTATGCTGCGGAAGTCTCCTGGAAGATTGCCGATCGGGCCTTACAGATCCATGGTGGCTATGGCTACACCCGCGATTTCCCCGTCGAGCGCTATCTCAGAGATTTGCGCGTGCTCCGCATCTATGAAGGTTCTTCCGAGATCCAGCGCACCATTATTGCAAGGGACTTATTGCGCAACACCCACTAG